One genomic segment of Phyllopteryx taeniolatus isolate TA_2022b chromosome 12, UOR_Ptae_1.2, whole genome shotgun sequence includes these proteins:
- the slc10a2 gene encoding ileal sodium/bile acid cotransporter codes for MSTVKETAAACLSESTICSGANCLVPTTDFNALLSLILSTVLTIMLAMVMFSMGCTVEAQKLWGHVRRPWGIIIGFLCQFGIMPFTAFALSLAFNVLPVQAIVIIIMGCCPGGSGSNIICYWLDGDMDLSISMTACSSILALGMMPLCLLIYTSAWTSSDTIQIPYDSIGITLVALLVPISVGMYVKRKWPHVAKKILKFGSITGFGLILIIAVVGGILYQSSWTIAPSLWIIGTIYPVIGFGLGFLLARFVGQPWYRCRTIALETGFQNSQLCSTIVQLSFSPAELEVMFAFPLIYSIFQLLVAVLFVGGYQAYKRSCGLGSVETDSESPSFEDGYAERAKEKRCHVENSPVELNEDPINKGKNTQL; via the exons ATGTCTACAGTCAAGGAAACCGCTGCTGCCTGCCTCTCAGAATCCACAATCTGCTCTGGTGCTAACTGCCTTGTTCCAACCACGGACTTTAATGCATTACTGAGTCTAATATTGAGCACTGTGCTCACTATCATGTTGGCTATGGTCATGTTTTCCATGGGCTGCACTGTGGAGGCCCAAAAACTTTGGGGACACGTGAGGAGACCCTGGGGCATCATTATTGGTTTCCTCTGCCAATTTGGCATTATGCCTTTTACTGCCTTTGCCTTGTCACTTGCTTTCAATGTGTTGCCTGTTCAGGCCATTGTCATAATTATCATGGGTTGCTGTCCCGGAGGCTCCGGTTCCAATATTATTTGCTACTGGCTTGATGGAGACATGGACCTAAG TATCAGTATGACAGCCTGTTCCTCCATCCTGGCCTTGGGAATGATGCCACTATGTCTTCTCATATACACCTCCGCCTGGACTTCTTCAGACACCATCCAAATCCCATATGACAGTATtg GTATCACGCTTGTGGCACTCCTTGTCCCAATCAGCGTGGGAATGTATGTGAAACGCAAATGGCCCCACGTGGCGAAAAAGATCCTCAAG TTTGGGTCCATTACAGGCTTTGGTCTCATTCTCATCATTGCTGtggttggtggaattctttaccAGTCTTCCTGGACCATTGCCCCCTCGCTTTGGATAATCGGAACTATCTACCCCGTTATTGGTTTTGGGCTGGGCTTCCTTCTGGCCCGCTTTGTGGGTCAACCATGGTACAG gtgcCGAACAATTGCTTTGGAGACCGGTTTTCAGAACTCCCAGTTGTGTAGCACCATTGTCCAGCTGTCCTTCAGTCCCGCTGAACTGGAGGTCATGTTTGCATTCCCCCTTATCTACAGCATCTTTCAGCTGTTGGTGGCAGTCCTGTTCGTGGGAG GATACCAAGCCTATAAAAGGTCATGTGGCCTGGGATCAGTCGAAACAGACAGTGAATCACCGTCATTCGAAGATGGCTATGCAGAACGAGCAAAAGAGAAGCGCTGTCATGTGGAAAATAGCCCTGTCGAGTTGAACGAGGATCCTATTAATAAGGGCAAGAACACCCAGCTCTGA